The nucleotide sequence ATTCTCCAAGTACATTGAGAATgcctaaaaaatatttaacccttaaacccctaatAGTGATTGACTTCTAATTTCACCCTACATTATTGCCCTTGAATCAAATGAGGAggtcaaaaggaaaaaggaaatgatcattaatttaagaagctcctgattatcaaaaaaattatccttctCAGTAACAGGAGAAATGTAAAcagaacagtgaggagaaaatgaatacaaaGGTAAGGGTGTTAAGGGTCAAGTGCTGGGtttcttctatttttattttgaaaagataaatttgTGATGTTGCTGTCATAAAAACCAGACTCTGAGAATGTATTGAGCATATTTACCAGAGGTATCAAATATGAGTTTTCAGTAGACTTCTCTTACTCACAAGGGGCTGGATACTTGAGGGATTGTGACACAACCATACATCCGGGACCTGGGAGATTAGTGCCATGTACAGCTGAAACTATCCTAAAATAAAAGGGAACATTTGTTTCCTAACATTTTCTTGACAGCGTGTGTAAAGGTGTCAGTAGTACAGAAACCAGGGAGGGGAGGTTCAACCTTGAGATTCTCTCCTTCAGCAGGCTATCCAGTTTAAAAAAGTGattctttaaaataagaaatacagAAGTGGTACATTTCCTCATCCCttgatttgttaatcatgagCTTAATAGCAGCTGACACCATGTAATCATAATCACCAGAGAACAAAGTACCCATTTGTAGAAAATGAACAATGTGTACTGTGCCATTAGATTATCGATATAACCTGTGAAGTGTCCTCATTTACAAGTGTGATCAAAGTGTGGGCCACTGATAACAAATTATTTACTCTACCAGTATATTAAATTTCACTCTAAGGGGAAACGgcgaatttattttttaattgaatccAAAGATTTTTAATAgtgtaaattaataaatttgaGATTGATGAGATTACGATACCCGTTGAGTATTACCCCATGTACAACAAGTTGCCCAAGTTCGGTTTTCTTCGCAAAATGCTCATCCAAGTGGATAGGGTTTGTGTCACCCATCAGTTGGGCAAATGCGTTTACATCTTCCACAGTAACAAACCGACGTACTTTCACCTCGTCACCAACTTTAAACCGTGTAGAAGAGTTGTCGGTGAGGTATCGGGCGATTGGAGGGAAATTATTTCGTCGTGAAATCAAAATCTTCACAATTGAGCTCGCCATCACCTGAGCATCAACTGCTTCGATCTCCCAGGCGTCCTTCCGATCTAGTCCCAGTCTTTGCTCTGTAGGTCTAATCGATCATAGACAACTTTGACGTTCCCTCACCGGGAGGGGGGGTGGGATAAGGAGGGGAGGTATGGAGTAGGATTTGAAAACGTGTTCGGCTTGTGAAAAGTGAATTGTACATTTACAGAGAAATGGCTACGAATTCAATTGAGATTCTTCACAGTTTAGAAAAGGCAGTCTTTGAAAGGAACGAAGAGAAGATAATTACATTAATTGATTCTCTAGAGCAAAGTATCACTGAATTAGGTGAGATAACGATTTGACTACCTCTGTGATTTCGAAAACAAACGTAAGGGAAGTTTATTTATGTGCAATACCTGTTATGTTCATGAGAATTTCCTGTTATTGTAGTTGATGATATTCCAGATGATCTGGAAGAGTTGAGGGTCATCGTTGCTTGCATATGTAGAGGAGAATATTTGAAGGCCTTGCAACAGAAAACTGCTCAAAGCCTACTACTTACTGCAGCGGCTACTACAGGTAAATCATAGGACTTGGTTGGTTGATTTGTTTTGCCATTTACGAATTGGTCCTCATTTAAACGGGGGGGAGTTACTGCATATAGTCAGAGAGCCTATGCTCTTTACGTAGGGAGGTAAGTAAGCAATACAAATTCATACATGAATAGTTTTATAATGGAGTGAGCATTAGGAGGAGGAAGATGAGAGAGTAAGAAATAATTGTCTCTCACCAaaggagaattaagaaaattttaa is from Pocillopora verrucosa isolate sample1 chromosome 7, ASM3666991v2, whole genome shotgun sequence and encodes:
- the LOC131792949 gene encoding hydroxyacyl-thioester dehydratase type 2, mitochondrial-like, whose product is MASSIVKILISRRNNFPPIARYLTDNSSTRFKVGDEVKVRRFVTVEDVNAFAQLMGDTNPIHLDEHFAKKTELGQLVVHGVILNGIVSAVHGTNLPGPGCMVVSQSLKYPAPLFPGEEVLTHIQVTRLRHAIMSCDVTCTAVHRGKVVLCGETKLLLPKKPG